The window CATTTAACTGAGATCTTGAGAATAATTATTAGAAGAGCGGAGGTGGCATAGTGACAGATATATTAGTTATTAGTACGCTGGCTGGCCTGACAACTGTCTTGGGAGCCGGGATTGCCTTTATCTGGGGGCAGCCGACCCGGGGCTGGCTGGCGTTTATGTTAGGAATTGCCGGCGGTGTGATGCTGGCGATAGCGACGATGGAACTTATTCCTGCGGCAATGGAGATTGGCGGCCATGTTCAGGCGGTGCTGGGTGTCCTGGCCGGCGCAATTGTGATGATGCTGGCGGATACACTGGCCCCGGAGAACGGACAAAAAGCCTGTGAAAAGGAGCAGTGGCTGCGGACCGGGCTGCTGATCTTCTTTGGGATTGCGGTGCATAACCTGGCGGAAGGTCTGGCAATTGGCGCTGGCCATATTGCAAGTCCGGCCCTGGGTATTTCGATTGCAATAGGCATTGCCCTCCATAACATTCCCGAGGGGATGGCAATGGCGGTGCCGCTGCGTATGGGCGGCATGAAACCGGTCCTGCTCACTGCACTATTGGTGTTCGCCGGATTACTGACGGCGGTGGGGGCGGCCCTGGGATACGTGATGTTTCAGACCAGCGATTTCCTGGTGGCGGGGGCCCTGGGTTTGGCCGCCGGCGCCATGTACTACATTGTCGTGGATGAGCTTGTTCCCCGGGGGCGCAAGTACCATCGGCATTGGGCTGCTGTTGGCTTAATTAGCGGACTAATTCTTGGAATGATGCTCTAGCTAGCAGGATTATCCAAGCAGGCGGCGAAAACTTTATACGAGAGGGATGGAGCCAAACTTGTTCGGTGTTTAATGAAGGGACAAGCTTGGCTCCTTTTCGCAAATGGGGGTGAAAGGATGAACAAAGACCAGTTGGCTGTTAACTGTATCCGGATGCTGGCCGCTGAGAGCGTGGAGAAGGCCGGTTCCGGTCATCCCGGGCTGCCCATGGGCGGGGCCGCCATTGGCTGGACGCTTTGGTCACAGTTTTTGCGTCACTTTCCCAACGATTCCTACTGGCCGGACCGGGATCGGTTTGTGCTCTCGGCCGGTCATGGGTCGGCATTGTTGTATGCGCTTTTGCATATCTTCGGTTATGATGTATCTATTGAAGATCTCCAACAGTTCCGGCAGTGGGGCTCAAAGACCCCGGGGCATCCGGAGTTTGGCCACACCGACGGGGTGGAGACAACCACAGGGCCCTTGGGCCAGGGGTTCGCCAATGCCGTGGGCATGGCAATTGCGGAGCAGCGCCTGGCCGCCGAATTCAACCGCCCGGGCTTTGAATTGATTAACCACCATACATACGTCTACATGGGAGACGGCTGCATGATGGAGGGAATAACGGCCGAGGCCGCCTCCCTGGCCGGGCACCTGCAGCTCGGCAAGCTGATTGCCCTCTATGACGACAACCAGATAACCATCGACGGCAGTACCGATTTGAGCTTCAGCGAAGATGTGGGCGGTCGCTACCGCGCTTGCGGCTGGCAGGTGCTTACGGTCTGCTCTGGAAACGATACGGTGGCGCTTGCGGAAGCGCTGCATGCCGCCCGGGCCAATCTCAACCAGCCCTCGTTAATCATCGTCCGCACCCAGATAGGTTACGGCAGCCCCGGCAAGCAGGGAAGCGCGGCCGCCCACGGCGCGCCCCTGGGGGCTGAGGAACTGGCCCGGACCAGGGAATATTTAGCTTGGGAGTATCCGCCCTTTACCGTGCCCGAGCCGGTAACAGAGTTGGTGGAAGCGCGTAAGCAGAACCTCACCCGCCAGTACAAAGAGTGGTTAAAACTACTCTCCCGCTATTTTGATAAATTCCCGGAGGAGGCGGCGCGCTGGAGGCGCTGGCATCAGGGGGACGTGCCAGCCCAGTTGGCAACTGATCTGGCCAGTTTGGTGTTTGATGCGCCGGAGGCAACCCGGGCGTCGAGCGCCAGGGCCCTGGCAGTGGCGGCGGAACATATGCCCAATCTCTGCGGTGGCTCCGCCGACCTCAATGTCTCCACTTTGACCTACCTGGATGGTAAAGGAGATTTCACAGCAACAAACCGCCGGGGCAATAATATTTTCTTTGGCATCCGCGAGCATGCCATGGCGGCAATTTGCAACGGGCTCAGTCTGCACGGCGGCTTGCGGGCCTTTTGCGCCACTTTCCTCACCTTTGCCGATTACCTGAAGCCGGCACTGCGCCTCAGCGCCCTGATGCGGCAGCCGGTTATCTACGTGTTTACCCATGACAGTATCGGGGTGGGTGAGGACGGCCCTACCCATCAGCCGGTGGAACAGTTGGCGATGCTGCGCAGCATTCCCAACCTCCATGTCCTGCGCCCGGCCGACGGGCGGGAGACGGCTCTCGCCTGGCAGCTGGCGGCGGAGCGCCGGGACGGACCTACGGCGCTGATTCTTTCGCGCCAGAAGCTGCCGCCCCTGGTGGGGACCGGGCCGGCTGTGGCCCGGGGCGCCTATGTTCTCGGGGAGCGGCCACAGCAGGCGGATATTCTGCTCCTGGCCAGCGGCTCGGAGCTGCAGCTGGCGGTTGCGGCCCGGGACAGGCTGGCGACAGAGGGTATTGTCGCCCAGGTGGTGAGCATGGTGTGCCAGGAGCTGTTTGCGCTGCAGGAGGATAGTTACCGGCAACAGGTGTTGCCGCCGGATGTGCCCCGGCTGGGTATCGAGGCGGCCCATCCCATGGCCTGGGGACAGCTGTTGGGTCCGGGGGATATCTGCATGGGACTGGAAGAGTTTGGCGCCTCGGCGCCCGGTCCCGAGGTCATGGAACGACTTGGCTTTACAACTGACAATATCGTGGCCCTGGCCAAGGAATTGGTTAAGCAAATAGGGTGAATCTTGTTTTTGTTAGAAGACGGAACCGCGTTGGTTCCGTCTTTTTGATTTATATATACAGTTATCTGCTTGCACTTGCCCAGGAAATAAACCATAAACTGATTAGTGACGCGAAGCGAAACCGGTGCGTGCGAGGTGGTTTAATGCTCAGGGTGCTGTTCGTCGTGCGGCGGGACTTGGAGACCAATCCCGGGGCTGACAGCGTTCAGGTCCAAAAACTCCACGGGGGCCTGCAGCGACTGGGTGTGGAAGTGGATATCTGCAATAACGGGATGGACAATTTGGGATCACAATATGATATTGTGCATTTTTTTAATCTTTTTCGGGCCCGGGAGCTCTACCCGGCGTTTCGGAAATTGGGTTCTACTGCGGTGAAAAAAATACTGACACCCCTATACTGGCCCCTGGAGCGGATACGGATGGCCTGGGGTCCCGGACATTATCGGCGCTGGCAAGCGGGTGCCCCCCTGCGCCGGGAGTTGGTGGCGGGTATGGATATGCTGGCGCCGGCGGCAGCTGTTGAGGCGGAACAAGTGCTGGCCGAATATAGCGTTGATGTCAGCTGGCAGGTGGCATCGGTGGGGACGGATATCCATCGGTTGCCGGAAGAGCCAGTAACGTTATCGCCGGAGACCGTGCTTTGCGTTGGGCGAATTGCCCTGTGGAACAATCAGCTGGCTCTGGCCCGGGTATGCCGGCAGCTGGGGGTGAAGCTGGTTCTGGCGGGTCCAATTAGCGACTACGGCTACAGCTTGCAGATTCGTCGGGAGAATCCGGCAGTGGAGTTTACCGGCCGCGTCGATGAGCAACGTCTCGCCGGATTATATCGGAGCGCGGCCCTGCATGTGCAGCCGGCCTGGTATGCAGTGCCCGGATTAGTCAATCTCGATGCAGCGGCCCTGGGCTGTCGGCTGATTGCTACTGCCGAAGGCAGCGCCCGGGCCTATCTTGGCGATGCTGTAGGCTATTGTTCGCCGGATGATTCGGCGCTTTTAAAACGGTTGGTTGCGGCAAACTTGGGCCAATCGGCGCCGCCGGGATTGGATATGGCGGTGCAGAGCGCCTGGAGTTGGCGACATGCAGCGGAAATAACGGCATCAATATATAAGCGATTGGTCTGATCGAAATTCGGTCCACTTTTGACGGACTTGGCGTCGAGGTGGACTTTTCGTTTGCAAAAAATCGGTAAACTGAATAGCATTCCGAAGAAAATATGTGGATTTCTGAGGATAGCTTGTACAGTTCATCCAGGCCGTGGGTATCATCCGGACATATCTGGAGAACGGGATGAAGGCATGTAAACGGCTTTTGCCACATTAAAGCGGTAGTGGTATCATTAATGGTAGGTTAATTATGTCAACAGGAGGTCGATTTTTTGGTTAATAGAAAAATTATTTTGGGATTATTAGCAGCGGTTTTGATCATCGCTGCCGGTTGTGCCCCGACTCAGGGCGAGACTTTGGTCTTCGCCGACGCAGGTTGGGACAGCATACAGTTTCACAATGATGTTGCCGCGTTTATCATCGAGAATGGTTATGGATATGAGACTTCAGTGATGTCCGGCTCCACGCCGATGACATTTACTTCCCTCAGGGAAGGCAGCATTGACATCTATATGGAGACTTGGCAGGAGACTTTCATGGACACTTATAATGAAGCGATTGACAGCGGCGATATCATCGAGCTGTCGGTCAACTTCGATGACTCCCGGGGCGGTTACTACGTTCCCACCTTTGTCATCGAGGGGGATCCGGAACGGGGTATCGAGCCGATGGCGCCGGACCTGCGCCGGGTTGATCAGCTTCACGAATACTGGGAATTGTTTGAGGACCCCGAAGACTCTGGTCGCGGCCGGATTGTCGGCTCCCCGCCTGGTTGGGAAGTTGATGTAATCATGGCTGGCAAGGTCGAAGGCTACGGGTTGGACGAGTATTATAATTACTTCAGCCCCGGTTCCGATGTGGCCCTGGCCACCGCCTTGTCCAGCGCCCACGAAGCGGGCGAACCAATTGTCGGTTATTACTGGGAGCCCACCTGGTTAATGGGAATGTATGATTTCACTTTCCTGGAAGAGGACGAGTATGACGAGGAGCAATGGTCCCAGGATTACACCACCGAGAACCCGTCGATGCCTGTTACAGTCACTGTGAACAGCGAATTGCCGGATACAGCACCGGATGTGGTGGCATTCCTGGAGAACTATCAGACAAGCACCGAACTGACCAACCTCGCCTTGTCCTACATGCAGGAGAATGGCGTAGACACCGAAGAAACGGCCCTTTGGTTCCTGAAAGAGTATGAGGACCTTTGGACCCAGTGGGTGCCGACAGACGTTGCTGAACAAGTCAAGGAGGCCCTTGCTGAATAATTACTCACAGGATTCCTGACAACGTGATGACGGTGTACAGCCACCAGTTTTGTCCTGGCTTTGCACCGTCATCTTTTAAATTACGGGGGTGAATGAATGTTTCCAGAACAAATTAGTTTAGAACTGGGTAAATACGCGGATGATTTTATCCGTTGGTTAAACAGTAATTTTGGCGCTGTGTTTGATGCCATCCGCGACGGCGTGCTCTGGCTGCTATTGAATATCGAGTGGCTGCTGTTGTTGATGCCCTGGTGGTTATTTATCGGCCTGGTGTTTCTCCTGGGCTGGCGCCTGAAATCTGTGGTCTCGGGGCTCGTCTTTGCTGCGATGATGTTCACCATTGGTGCCTTTGGCCTCTGGGAGCCGACAATGTCGACGCTGGCGATTGTGCTGGCCTCGGTGTTCTTCTCACTTTTGGTGGGCATACCGGTGGGGATCGCCATGGGCAGCAATAACAAATTGGCGGTGTTTTTAAAGCCAGTTTTGGACGCGATGCAGACTCTGCCCAGCTTTGTCTACCTGATTCCCGCTGTTATCCTGTTTGATATGGGCAAGGTGCCGGGTGTATTTGCGACAATGATCTATGCCCTGCCGCCAATTATCCGGTTGACGGACCTTGGCCTGCGTCGGGTGTCTAAGGAAATGGTGGAGGCCGGTCAGTCCTTTGGTTCCTCCTCCTGGCAGATGTTGTTCCGGGTCAAACTGCCCCAAGCGCTGCCGACGATTATGGCTGGGATTAACCAGACGACAATGATGGCTTTGGCAATGGTGGTTATTGCGGCGATGATTGGCGCCGGCGGAGTCGGCCATGTTGTGGTGACATCAATCAACCGCATCGATATTGCCCGGGGCACTGAGAGTGGTCTTGCCGTTGTGTTTCTGGCGATTATCATCGATCGGCTGACTCAGAGTATGGCCGACCGCTATAATTTTGACGAAAGTTAAATCCAGAGGACAGGAGGTGGAGAAATGAGTGCAAAATTGCAGGTAGAAAACTTGACCAAGCTCTTTGGCCGTCCCACCAAGCAGGTGATGAGCATGCTGAAGCAGGGCGTTGCCAAAGATGAAATTTTAAAGAAAACCGGCTGCACTGTCGGTGTAAATAGTGTTTCTTTTGAGGTTGAGGAGGGCGAAGTTTTCGTAATCATGGGGCTCTCGGGCAGCGGTAAGTCGACTTTGATTCGCTGCCTGAACCTGTTGAACAAACCTACCAGCGGCAAGATTTTGGTGGACGGCGAGGATGTATCAAAATACTCTAAGCAGGAACTGCGCCAGTTCCGGCAAAACAAGATGGCGATGGTGTTCCAGCACTTTGGGCTCTTTACCCATATGACGGTGCAGGAAAACGTCGAATACGGCCTCATGGTCAAGGGCGTGCCCCGGGCCGAGCGCAGCGAAAAGGCGCTGGAAGTGCTGGAGAGTGTCGGCCTCGGGGGCTGGCAGGACAAGCGCCCCGGCCAGCTGAGCGGCGGCATGCAGCAGCGGGTGGGATTGGCCCGGGCGTTGGCCACCGACCCCGACATCCTCCTGATGGACGAGCCATTCAGTGCTTTGGATCCGCTAATCCGGCGGGACATGCAGATGGAGCTCCTGGAGCTACAGGAGAATCTCAAAAAGACAATTATCTTTATCACCCACGACATCAATGAAGCGTTTAAACTAGGGGACCGGGTGGCAGTGATGAAGGATGGTGTGATCGAGCAGGTTGGCACCCCGGAGGAAATCCTCGCCAACCCGGCCAGCGCTTATATAAAGGACTTTGTCCAGGATGTGGACCGCTCCCGGGTGCTCCAGGCCAAGGATGTAATGTTTACGCCCAGCGCCCTGCTTTCCCAGAAGTCCGGCCTAAAGACGGCGATCCGGGAGATGGAGACCAATGGCATCTCAAGCATCTTCATCGTTGGTCCAGAGCGCAAACTGTTGGGCCTGATTACCATTGATGATGCCATCAACGCCTTGAAGGAAAACAAAACTATCCGGGATATCCTTATCCATGACTATCCCACCACCGGCCCCGAGGCCTATGTTCATGAGCTGATACCGTTGGCCAAAGACACCCGCTACCCGATAGCGGTGCTCAACGAACAGGAACGCCTGCTGGGTATCATTGTCCGGGCATCGGTAATATCTGCGTTGGTGTAAACAGACAGGGCGGACCACTTGGTTCGCCCTGAATTTTATTGCATATACCGTTTAGCTCTTTATAGAAGTTTTCTCTGGTGCCTGCCATGATGATAACAATAATGTCGCCGTTATTTAACTTGGTGATGCGATACGCAAGTCGTAATTGGTTCTTTTGTAATACAGATCAAGACAATATAGCCCTTTTAGGTCGCCGCTTTTTGCTTGTCCAACCTGTGGGTTTCTACGGATGCTAAGAATAGCATCTTTGAATTTGTTTTTTAAACCGGGATCCTTGAGTTTCTTAAAATACTTCTTTGCACTTGGCATGTACGCAATCGGAAGCATTTATTCTCCAGACGTGTTATCGTTTCCCGGGTCAAAAACCTCATCTGTTGGATCATGATAATTATGGGATGCTGCTTCAGCGATTGCGTCAGCCTCCTCAATCAGTTGTTCTACAGCCGGGCGAACCTGACGATTAATTTTTTTGAACTCTGTCAGTAATTCCTCTCCGGAATATCCTTGGGCAATCAAGTCTGCTAAAATTTCTTCGCTAAAGGCATCTTGGTTTTTCACTGGGGTGAGTATCAACATGTCTTTCGCATAGATGCAGTCCACTTCTTTAGAAAGCCCCAATGCTTCAAAATATTTAGCCGGAATTGTTATCTGGCGTTTAGAAGAAATGTGGATGCGACGTTTATCATAAGGCATCTCCGGACAAGGTGTGGAGCGATTCATATGATTTCCCCCTTTTGTAAGGAAACTTGGTTCCTTACCAGTATATGCTAGATGTGCAGAACTATCAAGTTTCAGTAAAAAAACCTGCCGGTAGTGCGGCAGGTCGAGAATTTTACTTCCGTCCTTTGAGTTGGCCGGCCGGGGCCATGTAGATGACAAACTGCTCTTCGCCATCGAGACCTAGCATTTTATTCATGAACGCATCGTCATAGGCGGCAACTGCACAACAGCCCCAGCCAATCTCCTCGCTGGCCAGGTAAAGGTTTTGACAGACATGGCCGGCATCCAGGAAAATATAGCGCCAGGCCCGTTCGCTGTAGCGCCAGGCGCAGCGGTAGGGCACGGCCACCCAGATAAAGGTGACGGCGGCGGTGCGGATCCACTTCTGGCGCATGCTGCCCTCGACAATGTGCTCGGTGATATCCTTGTCGGGCTTGATCAGGGCCAGCTGATGGCTGAAGGCCAGGTAGCGGTAGAGTCCGGGTTCGAGACCATCCACATTATGTACAGCCAGCCAGGTGTCAAAGGGGTGTCGGGCGCCGGCTGAGGGCACTGTGCGCAGACTGGCAATCTCCAGCTTCTCTTTGACGCCGTTGGTGCTCCACAGCAGGTAGGATAAGTCCATCAGGCTCACCGGTTTGTCATCGAAATTGCGCTTGCTGCGCCGCCGGTTGATTGCGTTGCTTACTGTCACATCTTTTACTTCGGTTTGTTCCGGCGCCGGCAGGTCGATAATTTTATGGCCCGCGGGCAGCGGCGTTTCCAGATCGGGACAGGGCACTTCCTGGTTTTGATCCGATTCGCTGACATAGGGGTAACTGGTTGCTTGTAAAAACTGCTTACCGACATCTTTCATAAGAATCCACCTCTCTAAAGCTTTACCAGCATTATACCTGCACCAGGGGCGCTTTCGCAACTTGCTCTGTCTGTGAAAACTGTGGGATTTGAGAGCTCAATCCCGTATAATGAAGGGAGGGAGGGGTTGGCATGGATATTTATGAACTCTTGACCACACCGATGGAATATAGTCGCAAGCTCCGGGCCCTGGCCCAGGCGGCGGAAAACAGCGTGCAGCCGCTGGCGTTTTCGGCGGCTACAACGCAGCTGCTGAAAAGCGGCGCCCTGGATGACATGGCCGAGGGCAACGCACCTTGGCGGCCCCGCTATATACTGCCAGACTACCAACGGTTGTTTACCGAGGGTTGTCGGTGGCTGGAGCTGGCGCCGCCGACGGATCTGGACGAAGCCCTGTATACATTACTTATCTTTTACACTTACGTCCCATCGATTACATCCTATCCAGTTTATCTGGGGGCCCTGGACCAGCTGCTGGCGCCCTTTGCGGAAGCTGTGGCGCCAGAAACCCTGGAGCGCAAGCTGGCCCTGTTTTTGCGGGCAGTTGACCG of the Bacillota bacterium genome contains:
- a CDS encoding AbrB/MazE/SpoVT family DNA-binding domain-containing protein gives rise to the protein MNRSTPCPEMPYDKRRIHISSKRQITIPAKYFEALGLSKEVDCIYAKDMLILTPVKNQDAFSEEILADLIAQGYSGEELLTEFKKINRQVRPAVEQLIEEADAIAEAASHNYHDPTDEVFDPGNDNTSGE
- the tkt gene encoding transketolase encodes the protein MNKDQLAVNCIRMLAAESVEKAGSGHPGLPMGGAAIGWTLWSQFLRHFPNDSYWPDRDRFVLSAGHGSALLYALLHIFGYDVSIEDLQQFRQWGSKTPGHPEFGHTDGVETTTGPLGQGFANAVGMAIAEQRLAAEFNRPGFELINHHTYVYMGDGCMMEGITAEAASLAGHLQLGKLIALYDDNQITIDGSTDLSFSEDVGGRYRACGWQVLTVCSGNDTVALAEALHAARANLNQPSLIIVRTQIGYGSPGKQGSAAAHGAPLGAEELARTREYLAWEYPPFTVPEPVTELVEARKQNLTRQYKEWLKLLSRYFDKFPEEAARWRRWHQGDVPAQLATDLASLVFDAPEATRASSARALAVAAEHMPNLCGGSADLNVSTLTYLDGKGDFTATNRRGNNIFFGIREHAMAAICNGLSLHGGLRAFCATFLTFADYLKPALRLSALMRQPVIYVFTHDSIGVGEDGPTHQPVEQLAMLRSIPNLHVLRPADGRETALAWQLAAERRDGPTALILSRQKLPPLVGTGPAVARGAYVLGERPQQADILLLASGSELQLAVAARDRLATEGIVAQVVSMVCQELFALQEDSYRQQVLPPDVPRLGIEAAHPMAWGQLLGPGDICMGLEEFGASAPGPEVMERLGFTTDNIVALAKELVKQIG
- a CDS encoding zinc/iron permease, translating into MTDILVISTLAGLTTVLGAGIAFIWGQPTRGWLAFMLGIAGGVMLAIATMELIPAAMEIGGHVQAVLGVLAGAIVMMLADTLAPENGQKACEKEQWLRTGLLIFFGIAVHNLAEGLAIGAGHIASPALGISIAIGIALHNIPEGMAMAVPLRMGGMKPVLLTALLVFAGLLTAVGAALGYVMFQTSDFLVAGALGLAAGAMYYIVVDELVPRGRKYHRHWAAVGLISGLILGMML
- a CDS encoding ABC transporter permease subunit; translation: MFPEQISLELGKYADDFIRWLNSNFGAVFDAIRDGVLWLLLNIEWLLLLMPWWLFIGLVFLLGWRLKSVVSGLVFAAMMFTIGAFGLWEPTMSTLAIVLASVFFSLLVGIPVGIAMGSNNKLAVFLKPVLDAMQTLPSFVYLIPAVILFDMGKVPGVFATMIYALPPIIRLTDLGLRRVSKEMVEAGQSFGSSSWQMLFRVKLPQALPTIMAGINQTTMMALAMVVIAAMIGAGGVGHVVVTSINRIDIARGTESGLAVVFLAIIIDRLTQSMADRYNFDES
- a CDS encoding glycine betaine/L-proline ABC transporter ATP-binding protein; this translates as MSAKLQVENLTKLFGRPTKQVMSMLKQGVAKDEILKKTGCTVGVNSVSFEVEEGEVFVIMGLSGSGKSTLIRCLNLLNKPTSGKILVDGEDVSKYSKQELRQFRQNKMAMVFQHFGLFTHMTVQENVEYGLMVKGVPRAERSEKALEVLESVGLGGWQDKRPGQLSGGMQQRVGLARALATDPDILLMDEPFSALDPLIRRDMQMELLELQENLKKTIIFITHDINEAFKLGDRVAVMKDGVIEQVGTPEEILANPASAYIKDFVQDVDRSRVLQAKDVMFTPSALLSQKSGLKTAIREMETNGISSIFIVGPERKLLGLITIDDAINALKENKTIRDILIHDYPTTGPEAYVHELIPLAKDTRYPIAVLNEQERLLGIIVRASVISALV
- a CDS encoding SagB/ThcOx family dehydrogenase gives rise to the protein MKDVGKQFLQATSYPYVSESDQNQEVPCPDLETPLPAGHKIIDLPAPEQTEVKDVTVSNAINRRRSKRNFDDKPVSLMDLSYLLWSTNGVKEKLEIASLRTVPSAGARHPFDTWLAVHNVDGLEPGLYRYLAFSHQLALIKPDKDITEHIVEGSMRQKWIRTAAVTFIWVAVPYRCAWRYSERAWRYIFLDAGHVCQNLYLASEEIGWGCCAVAAYDDAFMNKMLGLDGEEQFVIYMAPAGQLKGRK
- a CDS encoding ABC transporter substrate-binding protein encodes the protein MVNRKIILGLLAAVLIIAAGCAPTQGETLVFADAGWDSIQFHNDVAAFIIENGYGYETSVMSGSTPMTFTSLREGSIDIYMETWQETFMDTYNEAIDSGDIIELSVNFDDSRGGYYVPTFVIEGDPERGIEPMAPDLRRVDQLHEYWELFEDPEDSGRGRIVGSPPGWEVDVIMAGKVEGYGLDEYYNYFSPGSDVALATALSSAHEAGEPIVGYYWEPTWLMGMYDFTFLEEDEYDEEQWSQDYTTENPSMPVTVTVNSELPDTAPDVVAFLENYQTSTELTNLALSYMQENGVDTEETALWFLKEYEDLWTQWVPTDVAEQVKEALAE
- a CDS encoding glycosyltransferase → MLRVLFVVRRDLETNPGADSVQVQKLHGGLQRLGVEVDICNNGMDNLGSQYDIVHFFNLFRARELYPAFRKLGSTAVKKILTPLYWPLERIRMAWGPGHYRRWQAGAPLRRELVAGMDMLAPAAAVEAEQVLAEYSVDVSWQVASVGTDIHRLPEEPVTLSPETVLCVGRIALWNNQLALARVCRQLGVKLVLAGPISDYGYSLQIRRENPAVEFTGRVDEQRLAGLYRSAALHVQPAWYAVPGLVNLDAAALGCRLIATAEGSARAYLGDAVGYCSPDDSALLKRLVAANLGQSAPPGLDMAVQSAWSWRHAAEITASIYKRLV